The DNA region GGCACGAGCTGAGGCTAAACCACCAGAAACCATAAAAGACAGCATGCCTCCTCCACCGGTCATTTGCCTTCTTGCAAGCTGGCAAAAGGGCGAGCTTTCCAGCCATGGATAATTTACCTGAATTACATTTTCTTGGGACCCAAGAAAACGCGCCAACTCAAGGGCATTCTCGCACTG from bacterium includes:
- a CDS encoding PLP-dependent transferase, which gives rise to MNLSVGPVTPVIGLVTERQCENALELARFLGSQENVIQVNYPWLESSPFCQLARRQMTGGGGMLSFMVSGGLASARA